The DNA segment aacaaaaatatattgaaactgTATGATACCTATATatgtgtaacaaaaacatgtttaataataatattgaatgctggtattcattcatacatttcatttttaaaaagctgAATATTCATAATTTGGAGGTGAAGCTCAACTTTTTTATCAAGTCAGTTAAGCCAAAACTTTGTaatagttttgtaaaattttggaaCACAAAAAGAACAGATACACAGAGTAGTAAATTAGATACTTTGTAAGAAATGTACTCTAAATCTGGTTGAAGATTAACAACATTTTATAACTAGTTGTCCAGCATACAAAACTGATAGGGAGATATTTTTCAAGGAGATAAACTGTATTTGTCCTAATTTTATACATCTTTCAAATGAGACAAAAATTGTTTGGTTATTTACTAATGAAAATTTGTCTGTACTTAAATATTTAGGGAGCTATATTATTACATGTCTAGATGTTAGACCAAATGTTAATTAGTGTATGTAATAATGATAATTGTAATGATTGTATGGTTCTGATCCTGCCTGGAAttaaatgtatatgatttttatagAATGAAGATAATACCATCTGTATGaactttttgtaatgtttcattttattatataaaaatgattttctattaCAAATCATGATGTATTgtattattgtacatgttatgctGCCCATCAGGGGCCCTTGATGGAATGATAAATATTCTTATTGAAACTGAAAccatcaagatgcttgatttcttaatTGACAACATCTTTTTTAcattcggaggacgtgttttcaactgactgtcggcattccaatggtgCCCCTTTTCTTGCCgacttttttcttcattattatatagttgacgtcatacaggaacttcttggGAAGAAAGATAAGTAGTTAGCaaaatcctttaactttacaTTCCGCTATAAAGaggatgttctctcactaaataatttaaaatttggtgactatgtggaattagttatcaaaggtaccaggattataatttagtaccgCATCTAttccatcgaactagagataaagaatacaacagatacagttaagtcggccatatatctagaaattgacaatgagggttggttgaaaactaaactttacgacaaataaaggcaacagtagtataccgctgttcaaaactcataaatccatggacaaaaaacaaaatcggggtaacaaactaaaaccgagggaaacgcattaaatataagagaacaacgacacaacaccgaaacgcaacagcacacagaaacgaaccaagcaacagacaaaacaccacgagaataacaaatataataataaaagcGATGATTTTAGCTTtgcaattgtgaactttccatttttaagtagcaacattccagcagcacctgcatacggggtatacatctaccaattgatacgatattcccgtgcttgtattcCCTATCATggttttcttgatagagggtttctgctcacaaggaagctattgaaCAATAGTttcaaatggtaaagttgaaatcttcccttcgtaaattttacggacgccatcacgagttggttgaccgttatggaataaccgtttcacagatgatatcggatatttttCTTACGCCGTAACTACAGcccccttccctttcattaaagtgacctaccgaattagactatttaccggatttgatataataacataaacggtatcaattttcctgcaccagatgcgcacttcgacaatacatgtcttttGAGTGATGCTCTTGGCCGaactatttgaaatccaaagcttatataaaagatggagagcaataatccaaaaggtaaaaaaatgtaGCCAAATCCTTGAAAGGAATCAGTGTTTTGCATGAGGGAGACACATTCCTTAATAATTTCTAACaatttgtaacagcaaattttaatataacaaaaaatccgtattttcatgccagtacctaacacgacggatgccacatgtggaacaggatctgcctacccttccggagcacctgatatcacccctattttttttttttggggggggggggggggggggttcgtgttgcttattcttttgttttctatgttgtgtcatgtgtacttttgtttgtctgtttgtctatttcatttttagccatggcgttgtcagtttattttcgatttatgagtttgactgtccctctggtatctttcgtccctcttctaaaATATCTGCcctatttgtatataatataagatGTGTCAGGTTTGTGTTAAGCAAGACAATTATGCATGTTTTATATGATACAGAATTGTGTGATAGAAaaaagtataatcacaaaaataagttCTATCAAATGGCATAATCAAAAGCTTTAAGACACCAAAGGAATGGATAATAGATTTAATATTCCTGATTTAGTACTGGTATTTTCTAGTGTAGCATGGgggattgaatctggttttatagctagctaaacctctcacttgtatgacagtcgcacaaattccattttattgacaacaatgcgtgaacaaaaaaaacccacacacaATAGgcataaaatgtcaaaaataggggtacatcagtcaacatttggttaatatcttaatcaccataaaaacaaacaaatgtaaaatagaagcacaaaaaacatttatcaaaccCAACAACCTCATTTTGCTTTTGCAAATGTTTAGATTCGAGCTTTCTTAATGAAAGTAAACCAGGAAAAGCTCTCGAGACGAGCAAAATTAATAACTAGTTATTAACAACTACTGCCAGTTcaaagtcaggaatgtgacagttgtttttcattcatttggtGTATTTGAGCTtgtgattttgacatttgttaaGGGAGTTATATTCGTGTTGAAATTTTCTTGGAGTGcggtattttgttatttaacttcATACAACTACTGGCTCGATAActttaatgttgtgttgttgGTCCCCGAGTATGTCATAGGCTCAGTAGTCAGGTACTCACAGGATTTACAACATACATGTCTAAATCGTCCAGTTGATAATcaggtgaatatgcttttttattcaaaatccaattcATATATAGAGAAACCTACTGAAAATAATACCAGTATGGATTAATCAAAGATTTTAATAAGAAACCAAGGTAACGACTTCCTCGCGTAAAGTTTGCCGTAGGTGGAAATGACGTTTCTTTTTCCGTCATGTTGGTCAAATATCTCCTAACATTTCTACATACATTCCTAAAATCAATGAGCTACAAAAATAAGATTGATGTTCCGAAAAAGCGATTTGGACACATGTTTATTGTCATGTACCCACAACTAATGAAGATGACTATAGTATATTACTTCCAGTATTTACATATACTGTCGTTTACTCTGATTCGATTACTTAATTCTTTAAAGCAAACAATCGATTTATAAGCACCCATTTACAAGATTTAAGTGAAAGGAGTACTTTTTACGCTATTTATGGGTCAATGGATGTATTCATATGATCAAAAACAATACACggtattttacatttaattattttccaGTTGATAGTTCTTTTATGTCTGCCTAACGCAATGATTGTGTTTAGTAAAATTTGCAATTCAAACatttgcttttatttatttccGTGATGCATGCTTCCATATGATATCAAAGTGTAATTAACCAAAATCACAGAACTAGATACAAAGCTTTCCATCCGCGAGGCATGCTTTCATAGAATATGGATTACAATTATATGAAATCGCGAAGCAATGTGTATAGAATTCACCATCCACGCTATATTACTAGCTCTAATAAGTATCAGCTTAGAACTTCAGGAAAGTTTAGAAGAAACGTACAATGGAATAATTCGTCACTGGAGAAAGTGTTCGACAGAACCTACAAAGATCACAGAGCACATAATATGAACACACCAGAAGTTAACgataaagaaaacatttcattcataacAGCGAGTGAACAGCTTAGACCAGATTATTCAGATAAACCATATACagcattttcttttgaaaatgacAGACCAAATGGACAGGTTTTATTACGAGATGAAAGTACTGACAATCCTGGACGTTTTGTTTCGAAGGTTGAGTTTAATCCTGATTTTAAACTAACacagaagaaaataaatcatgcaTCAGGACTGGATAACTACAGAACGACGATACATTCTGACGATCAGGGAGAAAGACTGAATTACAACCCAATAGGGGCTCATCCAACCCAACTTATACAATATGAAGCAGATGACAAACTCCAATATCCTTTTCAATATAGTCCGAAAGACAATGACAATACATACGATGTGGATAGGATTCCAACTTCTCATGTGAACGAAACTCATAGTTGTCAAAATAGTCCTTCTAGAGGTTCCATTCCTACAAATGTGAACCATATTCAAGAAAACAAGCGTTGTTATAGGAGCACAGAAAATGATGAAACTGATTTCGAAATGCCAAAGTGGGCAAAAGACTTACTTTCAAGAAAATCTTCATTTACTCAACGATTTCAACAAGTAGGTGAATActttcaatacatataagaataAGGTGATTTTATGTAAACCATTGTCGTTTTCAGAAGTATATTTATTGATCTTTGAATAATATTAGTCAAATGCATGttgaaattatgaaatatcACGACTTTACTGatttatacattgtaataaaattgagaatggaaatggggaatgtgtcaaagagacaacaacccgaccaaaataaaaaaacacaacagcagataataactatttaacatattttttttttaaattgagagaGACGGGTCATTGTCAAATAATCATTTTGACCAAATGGGGTCCTTGGCTAATACTTGTCGCAAGTCAAGAACAATTTAATGAGTTTCTCTTTATCCTTTTGTTGAAAATGCTAAGTCTACCTCTCCACTAGTCTTTTGGATGCGGTTGTTCGTGTCATTGGACTGATGTTTTATATAGTCGAACCCATGCTTTCTCGTTGACGTAAATGCCTCGTCTTCTATTATTCTTAAATTTACACAGTAATCAATTCGAAAACCATTTTGTTTTAGACAAGACGAAAT comes from the Mytilus trossulus isolate FHL-02 chromosome 3, PNRI_Mtr1.1.1.hap1, whole genome shotgun sequence genome and includes:
- the LOC134711142 gene encoding uncharacterized protein LOC134711142, coding for MDYNYMKSRSNVYRIHHPRYITSSNKYQLRTSGKFRRNVQWNNSSLEKVFDRTYKDHRAHNMNTPEVNDKENISFITASEQLRPDYSDKPYTAFSFENDRPNGQVLLRDESTDNPGRFVSKVEFNPDFKLTQKKINHASGLDNYRTTIHSDDQGERLNYNPIGAHPTQLIQYEADDKLQYPFQYSPKDNDNTYDVDRIPTSHVNETHSCQNSPSRGSIPTNVNHIQENKRCYRSTENDETDFEMPKWAKDLLSRKSSFTQRFQQVKESIQKWSLRIRSNRPSRTYSPRHQTPSTNILDGTQINIPRSNLAVKEDQGTHQRNKTNNVVMCILGLFLIVVAVFPVISVIYIYSDKSDYVMIQIKMSFNGSVSQSFDTDSLNLSICQEINSAFTAEDSFFGCNDTRFIFYLLETDLLLVFKTGNFPGDTIVVKTVNIHLMARFVDSSLYYIPDSFTIIKYEFIKKRLLGSLRFIRTAK